Below is a window of Candidatus Trichorickettsia mobilis DNA.
TTATTGGTAGACCGGTAAATTCTATAATTTCTTCTACAGTTTTTCCTTTGGTAAACATTAATTTTATTAGTTCAGCCTTACCTTCGGCCTTACCTCTAGCTTCACCTCTAGCTTCACCTTCTTCTATGTATTTTTGAGCTATACTGCGCATAATATCTTCTCCATGTGCTTCCGACAAATGATGCGTTATCAATTGCCCTAATTCTTGTTGCTTATCTTCGGACACTTTCGTGTCAGTATACCAAAGAAAGTGTTTTATGTAAATGTAGCCTTTATCTTTATCAATAAGAATAGCTTCATTAAATTCTTGCAGAAATCGCTCCCATAATTTCAACATATCTCGTTGATGGATATGCTTCATAAAAAACTCAAGCATTCCTAAATGCTGCTTTTTCTTTATTTCGTCATCGGACATACTTTGCAAGTCAATCAACTTGTAATTATCGCTCATTAGTTTTTTGGCTTGCTCAGGGATAGTAAATAAATCCCATAGATTCATTGGAGCATTATACTTTGCAGTGCCGTTATAAAGTAGCAGCGGCGCAATAATTGGTAGCTTACCGTTGTTACTTTTGTGACGTTCACATAACAACAGCATATACTTCCATAACCTCAAGGCAATCCAATAATCACAAGTTGACTGGGCTTCAATTAACACGTAAACAAAGGCTTGCTCATTATTACGAGTTTGTACCGAATAGACTATATCGCTAAATTTACGCTTAAGATTTTCTTCGATATAGGATTCTTTCTCAATTTTTATTTTTGATAAATCGATTAGTTTTTTAAAATC
It encodes the following:
- a CDS encoding Rpn family recombination-promoting nuclease/putative transposase, whose translation is MSRKKRTKITSIPSDGLFKKIMEDVVTARDFLEYYLPDDFKKLIDLSKIKIEKESYIEENLKRKFSDIVYSVQTRNNEQAFVYVLIEAQSTCDYWIALRLWKYMLLLCERHKSNNGKLPIIAPLLLYNGTAKYNAPMNLWDLFTIPEQAKKLMSDNYKLIDLQSMSDDEIKKKQHLGMLEFFMKHIHQRDMLKLWERFLQEFNEAILIDKDKGYIYIKHFLWYTDTKVSEDKQQELGQLITHHLSEAHGEDIMRSIAQKYIEEGEARGEARGKAEGKAELIKLMFTKGKTVEEIIEFTGLPITEIEKLKS